In a single window of the Bacillus clarus genome:
- the tsaE gene encoding tRNA (adenosine(37)-N6)-threonylcarbamoyltransferase complex ATPase subunit type 1 TsaE yields the protein MNKYEVTTMSSEETQQLSEKLGQLVQAQDVIILEGDLGAGKTTFTKGLAKGLGVKRVVNSPTFNIIKEYKGRLPLYHMDVYRLAESEEDLGFDEYFYGEGITVVEWAHLIEGYLPNEKLQISLFHGGNDTRKIVLEPIGERYIRLCEELLQNESTSN from the coding sequence TTGAATAAATACGAAGTAACAACAATGTCTTCTGAAGAAACACAGCAACTATCAGAAAAGCTAGGACAACTTGTTCAAGCACAAGATGTAATTATTTTAGAAGGAGATCTTGGAGCTGGTAAGACGACATTTACAAAAGGTCTAGCAAAAGGTCTTGGTGTGAAAAGAGTTGTAAATAGCCCAACTTTCAACATTATTAAAGAATATAAAGGCAGATTACCGCTATATCATATGGATGTATATCGTTTAGCAGAAAGTGAAGAAGATTTAGGGTTTGATGAATATTTTTATGGCGAAGGTATAACGGTAGTGGAATGGGCACATTTAATAGAAGGATATTTGCCGAATGAAAAATTACAAATTAGCTTATTCCATGGGGGAAATGATACAAGGAAAATCGTACTTGAGCCAATTGGAGAACGCTATATTAGATTATGTGAGGAGCTATTACAAAATGAAAGTACTAGCAATTGA
- the tsaB gene encoding tRNA (adenosine(37)-N6)-threonylcarbamoyltransferase complex dimerization subunit type 1 TsaB, with translation MKVLAIDTSNYVMGVSLIEEDTVVGEIITNLTKNHSVRLMPAVEQLLKECNVKPKELNKIVVAAGPGSYTGVRIGVTAAKTLAWSLQIPIVGVSSLEVLAANGVNFNGIICPLFDGRRGQIYTGLYTYEEDQLTSIEEDRIVLIVDWLQMLKDKGQPVLFIGNDVKLHKETIVEYLGEQAVCASFTKNNPRPSELAFLGLQKEEQSVHTFVPSYLRLAEAETKWLESQKK, from the coding sequence ATGAAAGTACTAGCAATTGATACTTCAAATTACGTAATGGGTGTTTCTCTTATTGAAGAGGACACTGTGGTTGGGGAAATCATTACAAACTTAACAAAGAACCATTCTGTACGCCTTATGCCAGCCGTAGAACAACTTTTGAAAGAATGTAATGTGAAGCCAAAAGAATTAAATAAAATAGTCGTAGCTGCTGGTCCGGGTTCTTATACAGGTGTTCGTATTGGAGTTACGGCAGCTAAGACATTAGCTTGGTCGTTACAAATACCAATTGTAGGTGTATCTAGTTTAGAAGTCTTGGCTGCAAATGGTGTTAATTTTAACGGTATCATTTGTCCTTTATTTGATGGACGACGTGGACAGATTTATACAGGTCTGTATACATATGAAGAGGATCAGTTAACTTCTATAGAAGAAGATCGTATCGTCCTTATTGTGGATTGGTTGCAGATGTTAAAAGATAAAGGGCAACCTGTGCTATTTATTGGTAATGATGTTAAATTGCATAAAGAGACAATTGTAGAATATTTAGGTGAACAAGCTGTATGCGCTTCTTTCACAAAGAATAACCCAAGACCAAGTGAGTTAGCATTTTTAGGACTACAAAAGGAAGAGCAAAGTGTGCACACTTTTGTTCCTAGTTACCTTCGTTTAGCGGAAGCTGAGACAAAATGGCTAGAAAGTCAAAAGAAGTAG
- the rimI gene encoding ribosomal protein S18-alanine N-acetyltransferase — protein MDMTFRKMTTDDIAQIVAIEESSFSTPWTADAFYRELTLNDYAYYVVIEKDGLVIGYCGLWMIIDESHITNIAILPEYRGQKLGDALLKEVIEQAKELGAKTMTLEVRVSNEVAKQLYRKHGFQNGGIRKGYYSDNQEDGLVMWVNI, from the coding sequence ATGGATATGACATTTAGAAAGATGACGACTGATGATATTGCTCAAATTGTAGCTATTGAAGAATCATCTTTTTCGACTCCTTGGACTGCGGATGCATTTTATCGCGAATTAACACTAAATGACTATGCGTACTATGTTGTAATAGAAAAAGATGGTCTCGTAATTGGTTACTGTGGTTTATGGATGATTATTGATGAGTCGCATATAACAAACATAGCTATTTTGCCGGAATATCGTGGCCAAAAGCTTGGAGACGCTTTATTGAAAGAAGTAATAGAGCAAGCGAAGGAATTGGGAGCGAAAACGATGACGCTTGAAGTTCGTGTTTCAAATGAGGTAGCGAAACAGTTATATCGAAAACATGGATTCCAAAACGGTGGGATTCGTAAAGGATACTATTCAGACAATCAAGAAGATGGTCTTGTAATGTGGGTGAATATATAA